The Magnolia sinica isolate HGM2019 chromosome 3, MsV1, whole genome shotgun sequence genome includes the window GGGTGTTTTTATCTTTTTACcatttctaatcttttatttttaatttatcaaATAAAGCTTATGTTAATGATCACAAAAAGAAAAATCTGAATTGAGATGTTAGTTTTGGTGTTTCATATAGAAATGCTATTTACAAACACTGTTTCTGATGCACCCCTGttctcaaatttatttatttattttgtcaaGAATTGATTGGTTCTTCTGCAATATCTAGGCCACCAAACATGCCTCAAAACCAGAAACATGATAACAGGGATCCTGTTAGTGATTTAAATGAAAtgagtgttgcatccaaacctgTGTAACTAAtctagattttaaaaaaattaaagtcTTTCCACAGTTATCTTTCctgaaaaatattttaattttgttttattgTTCTAATCATAACAACAATACAAAATTTCTGAAGGTAATCAGGATGGGTCTGGAGGAGAATGTTTTTGTGGCTACATCAATTATCGACATGTACTGCAAGTGCGGTAGAGTAAAGATGGCAAAGGGAGCATTCAATCGCATGAAGGAGAAGAACGTGAAGACATGGACTGCCATGGTTGCCGGATATGGTATGCATGGTCGAGGCAAAGAAGCTCTGCAAGTGTTCTGTGAGATGCAAAGGGCAGGTATACCACCTAACTACATAACCTTTGTATCCGTCCTTGCTGCTTGTAGCCATGCAGGACTGGTCAAAGAAGGCTGGTATTGGTTAAATGCCATGAGCAAAGATTTTGGGATTGATCCAGGGGTTGAGCATTATGGTTGCATGGTTGATCTCCTTGGGCGGGCTGGTTGTCTCAATGAGGCCTACAATCTGATCAAGGGAATGAAAGTAACACCTGATTTTGTGGTTTGGGGAGCTCTTCTTGGTGCTTGTAGAATTCATAAAAATGTGGAGCTTGGGGAGATTTCTGCGAAGAAATTGTTCGAGTTGGATCCAAAAAATTGTGGGTACTATGTTTTGCTTTCAAATATCTATGCGGATGCTGGAAGGTGGAATGATGTGGAGAGAATGAGAGTTTTAATGAAAAACAGAGGTCTGGTTAAGCCTCCTGGATACAGTTTGGTAGAGCTGAAGGGTAAGATTCATGTGTTTCTAGTTGGAGATAGGGTGCATCCTCAGCATGAAAAGATTTACGATTATTTGGAAATTTTAGCTGTTAAGATGCAGGAAGCTGGCTACGTGCCCGATACAACATCGGTTCTTCATGATATTGACCAAGAAGAGAAGGAAACGATTCTCCGTGTTCACAGTGAGAAGCTTGCAGTCGCCTTTGGGATCATAAACACGGTCACAGGGACGACAATCCAGGTCATCAAGAATCTTAGAGTTTGCGGCGATTGTCATAATGCGATCAAGTTGATTGCCAAGATTGTTGATCGAGAGATTGTAGTCAGGGATTCAAACCGGTTTCATCATTTCAAAGATGGGTCCTGT containing:
- the LOC131239346 gene encoding pentatricopeptide repeat-containing protein At3g26782, mitochondrial; this translates as MKIFLPSNFYSPSPNFFFKTVFSTKSNPNLSAFFSKCVDKTSISSWNSAIADLARSGSPVESLLAFSSLRSLPLSPNHSTFPPAIKSATALSDLRSGGQLHHLALVSGVQSDVFVSSALVDMYAKCGELGDARKVFDEMPHRNVVSWTSMIVGYVQNGAAREAVLLFKDFLVDEGERDRAVEMDGVAVVAVLSACSRVLERQATRGVHGFLVKRGFEGELGVGNTLMDAYAKCGELGIARKVFDGMGEKDVVSWNSLIALYAQNGLSAEAIDLFAQMLKDGDVSYNAVTLSAVLLACAHSGALQLGKCIHNQVIRMGLEENVFVATSIIDMYCKCGRVKMAKGAFNRMKEKNVKTWTAMVAGYGMHGRGKEALQVFCEMQRAGIPPNYITFVSVLAACSHAGLVKEGWYWLNAMSKDFGIDPGVEHYGCMVDLLGRAGCLNEAYNLIKGMKVTPDFVVWGALLGACRIHKNVELGEISAKKLFELDPKNCGYYVLLSNIYADAGRWNDVERMRVLMKNRGLVKPPGYSLVELKGKIHVFLVGDRVHPQHEKIYDYLEILAVKMQEAGYVPDTTSVLHDIDQEEKETILRVHSEKLAVAFGIINTVTGTTIQVIKNLRVCGDCHNAIKLIAKIVDREIVVRDSNRFHHFKDGSCSCGDYW